One window from the genome of Deltaproteobacteria bacterium encodes:
- a CDS encoding UPF0365 family protein, protein MDLNWPLIVGGGAAVLFVILILYMVPVRLWIAAKATAAGVSMLTMIAMRLRRVPPDVVVGARISAVKAGLDVPIDWIEAHYLAGGRVNNVINALISADKANMDLDFQRAAAIDLAGRDVFEAVQMSVNPRVIETPKVSAVAKDGIQLLCIARVTVRTNLDRLVGGAGEATVLARVGEGVVSTIGSADKYEQVLENPDTISKTVLAKGLDAGTAFEILSVDIADVDVGANVGAKLQAEQAEADKQVAQARAEARRAQAVALEQENKAKIAEMKAKLVEAEAQVPLAMAEALRAGRLGVMDYYNMKNLMADTEMRQSLSTPGGGEPKA, encoded by the coding sequence ATTGATCTGAATTGGCCCCTGATCGTCGGCGGCGGCGCGGCCGTCCTGTTCGTCATCTTGATCCTGTACATGGTGCCGGTACGGCTGTGGATCGCGGCGAAGGCGACGGCCGCCGGCGTGAGCATGCTCACGATGATCGCCATGCGCCTGCGCCGCGTGCCGCCGGACGTGGTCGTCGGCGCGCGGATCAGCGCGGTCAAGGCCGGGCTCGACGTGCCGATCGATTGGATCGAGGCGCACTACCTCGCCGGCGGGCGCGTCAACAACGTGATCAACGCGCTGATCTCTGCCGACAAGGCCAACATGGATCTCGACTTCCAGCGGGCGGCGGCGATCGACCTGGCCGGCCGCGACGTGTTCGAGGCGGTGCAGATGTCGGTGAACCCGCGCGTCATCGAGACGCCGAAGGTGTCGGCCGTGGCCAAGGACGGCATCCAGTTGCTGTGCATCGCACGGGTCACGGTCCGCACGAACCTCGACCGGCTGGTCGGCGGCGCCGGCGAGGCGACGGTGCTCGCGCGCGTCGGCGAGGGCGTCGTGTCCACGATCGGCTCCGCGGACAAGTACGAGCAGGTCCTCGAGAATCCCGACACGATCTCCAAGACCGTGCTCGCCAAGGGCTTGGATGCCGGCACCGCGTTCGAGATCTTGTCGGTCGACATCGCCGACGTGGACGTGGGCGCGAACGTCGGCGCGAAGCTGCAGGCCGAGCAGGCCGAGGCCGACAAGCAGGTCGCGCAGGCCCGCGCCGAGGCGCGGCGCGCGCAGGCCGTCGCGCTCGAGCAGGAGAACAAGGCCAAGATCGCCGAGATGAAGGCGAAGCTGGTCGAGGCGGAGGCGCAGGTGCCGCTGGCGATGGCCGAGGCCCTGCGCGCCGGCCGGCTCGGCGTGATGGACTACTACAACATGAAGAACCTGATGGCCGACACGGAGATGCGCCAGTCGCTGAGCACACCCGGCGGCGGCGAGCCGAAGGCGTAG